Part of the uncultured Desulfobacter sp. genome, GCGCATCGGTTCGGTATACATAGTTCGGATTCAGGTTGACCGTAATGTCCGGATATGCCTTGGCCATACCGGCCAACTGGTCCTTGATCACGTCGTCCACGGCGTTAATTAGCTTTTTCATTGTCTCTTCCTTGAAGCGTTCTGTGAATGTTGCAAGTACGAAAAACGTGCTGACTACGGTGTCGTTAAACAGGAAAGATTGTGTTTATAATGACATTGCTCTGTTATGAATAAATGAGCTTGAAAATAAAGAATTATAACTGATATTTTCTTGCATTGCCATACAATCCTTGGGAAGTTATCAGCAAAACATTGTGTCCGTATTTTCGAAGGTTGGCGGCGCGACGGGTTTTGGGAATGGAAGAGCAGCGGCGGTGCGGATTGCGCCGCCGCTGTTGGAAAATCAAATCTTGATCATTTAGCCTTTCAAGATATTGGGAACGGAAAGAGATCCCAACGGCAGTACGGTGACTTTGGCATCTTTGCCTTTCAGCTCAAACGCTGCTTCCAATGCTGCTTCTACACTGTCAAACGGTTTGATGTGAACCGCTTTGATTTCGTCTTCGGGCAGTTCGGTTACGCCCCAGGTCTGGGCCCAGGTATTGATTTCAGCCATTTTACCGGCTTTATGATAACCCAGCTTGTATTCAATTTTGATTTTATCAAGAACTTCCTGGGGGGTCGCACAAGAGGCCATCAGGTCAAAGAATGTTTTTCCGCCGATGCCCATTCTGCACTGTGATACAAAGATTAAGATGCCGTCTTCTTTAAGGGCAAGCTTGCCGTTGTCGATGGCTTTCTGGGACTGGTAAAGGTCGATGTCCATTGGATAGGGTGCCACGGAGATGACGATGTCGGTCTTTTCTTCGATATCAACGCAGAACACCTTTTTGGCACTGTCGATGGCGTCATAAAATGCGCCCACAAGATCGCCGCATGTGGTCTCGTATACATTATGATCTTTATCCAGAATGGTCATAATGGAGAACACTTTGATCTCTTTTAATACATTCATGGCATCCATCATGTCTTCATGGACAGGGTTGCCGTCTAATGCAAGGGCTTTGGCGCTCTTATTCAAGGCAAGTTTGTGGTTTTGTGTGATGGTTTCATAGGATGCTACGCCAGGTAAGAAGCCTTTTCTGCCGCCGGTGTACCCTGCAAAATAATGGGGCTCAACAGAACCGATAACGATGGTTTTTTTAGCTTCGGCGACAATCTTATTCAGGTACATTTCAGTCCCGTTTGAAGATTTGCCTAAATAGACCATCTCATCGTTTTTGGCATCATGGGACCATATTCTGTCTTTTGCTTTCAGGTCCTCATAGATCTCTCTTCCAAAGATGTATTCGAACTCTTCATCATTGGGGGCTCTGTGGGCACCGGTGGCGATGATGAAATAGATATCTTTATCTTTTATATCATCATAGATTACCTTAAGTACTTTTGCCGTAGGCGTAGGCCGGGTTCCGTCGTTGACGATGAAGACGACTCTTTCGTCACCTTCCATAAAGTCTGCAAAGTTTGCGTTTTCCAGATTTTTTTTAAATTCAGCCTCGAACTCTCTTTTTTCTACATCGTTGGGAA contains:
- the larA gene encoding nickel-dependent lactate racemase, with amino-acid sequence MAKVQIPYGKEKIEVEINDSNLQGVYFPNDVEKREFEAEFKKNLENANFADFMEGDERVVFIVNDGTRPTPTAKVLKVIYDDIKDKDIYFIIATGAHRAPNDEEFEYIFGREIYEDLKAKDRIWSHDAKNDEMVYLGKSSNGTEMYLNKIVAEAKKTIVIGSVEPHYFAGYTGGRKGFLPGVASYETITQNHKLALNKSAKALALDGNPVHEDMMDAMNVLKEIKVFSIMTILDKDHNVYETTCGDLVGAFYDAIDSAKKVFCVDIEEKTDIVISVAPYPMDIDLYQSQKAIDNGKLALKEDGILIFVSQCRMGIGGKTFFDLMASCATPQEVLDKIKIEYKLGYHKAGKMAEINTWAQTWGVTELPEDEIKAVHIKPFDSVEAALEAAFELKGKDAKVTVLPLGSLSVPNILKG